Proteins from one Ananas comosus cultivar F153 linkage group 5, ASM154086v1, whole genome shotgun sequence genomic window:
- the LOC109710517 gene encoding uncharacterized protein LOC109710517 isoform X1, producing MARNTIAVSMSGLENLADFFHHLSSECFKCLRQRIAAIEQISHRIRELSIESNITKAVSDMYGLVPGEDRLFSNTILLRLADAFRRGDNHMRRCILKVFLGELRHLSKKGKMYNGILAKHRVPNYVELLRRVKVVFDTGDQQAKSLALRLFGCWADLAKDSAQIRYVILLSLQSSHVSEVMAALFAAGCFCLLAEDFSCIILEVSINLICSSGISAIVKRAAIRSLSMMQCTLSIISSTYKAGKRLVLSSMEDDFKAEMLLTLSKLASKSTILIAEQVDLLLSFLKHESTALLKARALKCLGILFSRYACHFPINTDVLGILHNVIEDSDLTLNFQCEALRILRQIFGVIPSSLSSISVPDLSKLVLNVEGAALSASGVKRSLAFHLLVDILCCLRRAMEEHSHASPEEKLPSVCSQFQDDPEAILLTYGENELPPSANRATTLIMDYLISLAKQVMSKTNQNMLFTVFDGDLKQEYNTSLSLILRLAEDYPSSLLVALDKIRCIIQTLGNVDDNVNTECIGTYSSISKKDSVVKKPNPDNSNFPCDSLCKELDAKKPNLVFAAGEYHGESRILVVSELMLTLCKFSNASLNKLNDFGQHYCYIYLVVKHLVECIKESAPRYYDTYEIFCLCMYSHLASNRCKVISEKEKDLRLAPCNLEAHEGVTKPRYFIPSAWAVQERRALGFAKKMIRERNYWTAYRVGKYSFSKGLWFAATFVFRKLIHAVKSSSFSCWLTSLMLLAGGESEIKLLLFPKIGIELISELQAEGICEKEINVTEIDMEYLSGTRVDICYCEGKLGKICNRIWSSEETLALTGPSDGLFYFQRWFICLRAEFLEIVVGIFGFLSSHSFAMEVLNKEVGNENIHFAATTENMKTLLLGLTNKSLRLNQLAKNYDLLATSFLDIDHQSFRSICRLAFNCSMLAFCTAFAMDFSISHADKNIMPCSFRDQVSYTPVVQDLFMRLGGAGSKITAQFEQFMSFLTDKIDLFRSRTQLNCANYLDRDYLLIFQFALQGLLCIRRDAKGVIDKGELQSLVNRGLQLMYDILQKLMELPFQLPRYYFRTRHCIGAELFIFGADSGNKDKIITPPGFQLSLNLCIQLKNMLARTSAQLAKLYCILAARVSSRLPLGKGEAENTWEFRPRKINEMVQLNAILLQYLKEDAGKANEINIVNGDEDLVTACVCFEPNERGPGFSIYLLNVSAFPEGSYQINWHSCCIDTNGSHWSLLPLNAGVSFSVKRL from the exons ATGGCTCGGAACACCATTGCTGTCAGCATGTCTGGCCTTGAAAATTTGGCTGATTTCTTCCATCACTTGAGCTCAGAATGTTTTAAGTGCTTGC GCCAACGCATTGCAGCTATAGAACAGATCAGCCATAGAATTCGAGAGCTGAGCATAGAATCGAACATCACAAAAGCAGTGTCAGATATGTACGGTTTGGTACCAGGGGAGGACAGATTGTTCTCCAACACGATCCTTCTCAGACTTGCAGACGCATTTAGGCGCGGGGACAATCACATGAGAAGATGTATCCTGAAGGTTTTCCTGGGGGAGTTGAGGCACCTGAGCAAGAAGGGCAAAATGTATAATGGTATTCTGGCAAAGCACAGAGTGCCTAATTACGTAGAACTGCTTAGGAGAGTAAAAGTGGTTTTTGACACAGGTGATCAGCAAGCTAAATCATTGGCTTTGCGCTTGTTTGGTTGCTGGGCGGATCTAGCTAAAGACAGCGCGCAAATTCGCTATGTGATATTGTTGAGCTTGCAGTCGTCCCATGTATCGGAG GTTATGGCCGCTTTATTTGCTGCTGGTTGCTTTTGTTTATTGGCGGAGGATTTCTCATGCATCATCCTGGAAGTTTCGATAAATCTTATTTGCTCGTCGGGCATATCGGCTATTGTGAAGCGGGCAGCTATCCGTAGTTTATCTATGATGCAATGCACGCTATCTATTATTTCTAGCACTTACAAG GCTGGAAAAAGACTCGTTCTCAGTTCAATGGAAGATGACTTTAAAGCCGAAATGCTATTGACACTATCAAAATTGGCTTCCAAGTCAACCATATTAATTGCTGAACAG GTCGACTTACTCTTATCATTTCTAAAGCATGAATCTACAGCTCTTCTGAAGGCTAGAGCCTTAAAATGTTTAGGCATTCTATTTAGCAGATATGCATGTCATTTTCCAATCAACACAGATGTATTAGGCATATTACACAATGTAATAGAGGATAGTGATCTTACGCTGAACTTCCAGTGTGAGGCTTTACGGATTTTGCGGCAG ATATTTGGTGTCATACCATCAAGTCTGTCTTCTATAAGTGTGCCTGATTTATCGAAGCTTGTTCTGAACGTGGAGGGTGCAGCACTTTCTGCTTCTGGTGTAAAGAGAAGTCTTGCTTTTCACCTTCTTGTTGATATCTTGTGCTGCCTGAGGAGGGCAATGGAAGAGCATTCCCATGCCTCTCCTGAAGAAAAGTTGCCTTCGGTTTGCTCTCAGTTCCAAGATGATCCAGAAGCTATATTATTGACTTATGGCGAAAATGAGCTACCACCTTCTGCCAATAGAGCTACTACCCTAATTATGGATTACCTCATATCCCTAGCCAAGCAAGTTATGAGTAAAACCAATCAGAACATGCTGTTTACAGTATTCGATGGTGATCTGAAGCAAGAATATAATACCTCACTCAGTCTTATTTTGCGCCTTGCTGAAGATTATCCCTCTTCTTTACTTGTAGCTCTGGATAAAATAAGATGCATCATTCAAACTCTGGGTAATGTGGATGACAATGTCAACACCGAGTGTATTGGTACCTATAGTAGCATATCTAAGAAAGATTCAGTTGTCAAGAAACCAAATCCTGATAATTCAAACTTTCCATGTGATTCTCTCTGTAAGGAACTGGATGCTAAGAAACCGAATCTTGTATTTGCCGCTGGAGAATATCATGGTGAGTCACGAATTCTTGTTGTTTCAGAGCTAATGTTAACTTTATGCAAATTTTCAAATGCTAGTCTCAATAAACTTAATGATTTTGGACAACATTATTGCTATATTTATCTTGTCGTGAAGCATTTAGTTGAGTGCATAAAAGAGAGTGCACCTCGTTATTATGATACATATGAAATCTTTTGCTTGTGCATGTATTCTCATCTTGCGTCTAACAGATGCAAAGTTATTAGTGAGAAGGAAAAGGATCTAAGACTTGCTCCCTGCAACCTTGAGGCACATGAGGGAGTTACGAAACCAAGATACTTCATTCCTTCTGCTTGGGCTGTCCAAGAGCGAAGGGCTCTCGGTTTTGCTAAAAAGATGATAAGAGAAAGGAATTACTGGACAGCTTATCGGGTTGGAAAGTATTCTTTTTCTAAAGGTCTGTGGTTTGCAGCAACTTTTGTCTTCAGGAAATTGATACATGCTGTAAAGTCAAGCTCCTTCAGCTGCTGGTTGACATCTTTGATGCTTCTGGCTGGTGGTGAAAGTGAAATCAAATTACTTCTATTTCCCAAAATAGGCATAGAGCTGATTAGTGAGTTGCAGGCGGAGGGAATATGTGAAAAAGAGATTAATGTTACTGAAATAGATATGGAGTATCTTAGTGGCACGAGAGTTGATATCTGTTATTGTGAAGGAAAGCTTGGTAAGATATGCAATAGAATATGGTCATCAGAGGAAACTTTGGCTTTAACTGGACCTTCAGATGGTCTTTTTTATTTCCAAAGATGGTTCATTTGTCTTAGAGCTGAGTTTCTTGAGATCGTGGTGGGAATATTTGGATTCTTGAGTTCACACTCTTTTGCCATGGAAGTCCTCAATAAGGAGGTTGGAAATGAAAATATTCATTTTGCAGCAACAACGGAGAATATGAAGACTCTGCTACTTGGTTTGACTAACAAGTCCTTAAGACTAAATCAGTTAGCGAAGAACTATGATCTTCTTGCTACATCGTTTCTGGATATTGACCACCAAAGTTTTAGAAGCATCTGTAGGCTAGCTTTCAATTGCTCGATGCTGGCATTTTGCACTGCTTTTGCCATGGATTTTTCAATTTCACATGCTGACAAAAATATCATGCCCTGCAGCTTTAGAGATCAGGTTTCTTATACTCCTGTTGTTCAAGATTTGTTTATGAGACTGGGGGGCGCAGGCAGCAAGATTACCGCTCAATTTGAGCAGTTTATGTCTTTCCTTACAGATAAGATTGATCTCTTCCGGTCCAGAACACAACTCAATTGTGCCAATTACTTGGATAGGgattatttattgatttttcaGTTTGCTCTACAAGGATTGCTTTGTATTAGAAGAGATGCAAAAGGTGTAATAGACAAAGGGGAACTGCAGTCTCTTGTTAATAGAGGGCTGCAACTTATGTATGACATTCTGCAGAAGTTGATGGAACTACCTTTCCAGCTTCCTAGATACTACTTTAGGACAAg GCATTGCATTGGTGCCGAGCTATTCATATTCGGTGCAGATTCTGGAAACAAAGACAAAATAATAACACCACCTGGTTTCCAGTTATCGCTAAATCTCTGCATTCAGTTAAAGAACATGTTAGCAAGAACTTCAGCTCAGCTCGCTAAGCTGTACTGCATTCTTGCTGCAAGGGTATCTTCTCGCTTACCCTTAGGAAAAGGGGAAGCTGAAAATACGTGGGAGTTTCGTCCTCGCAAGATTAACGAAATGGTACAATTAAATGCCATACTGTTGCAGTACCTTAAAGAAGATGCTGGAAAAGCCAATGAGATAAACATTGTGAATGGAGATGAGGATTTGGTGACAGCTTGTGTGTGTTTTGAACCAAATGAGAGAGGGCCGGGATTCTCAATTTACTTGCTGAATGTTTCTGCGTTTCCTGAAGGTTCATATCAGATCAACTGGCATAGCTGTTGTATTGACACAAATGGCTCGCACTGGAGCTTGCTTCCCCTTAATGCTGGGGTGTCTTTTTCTGTTAAAAGGCTTTGA
- the LOC109710517 gene encoding uncharacterized protein LOC109710517 isoform X3, with the protein MARNTIAVSMSGLENLADFFHHLSSECFKCLRQRIAAIEQISHRIRELSIESNITKAVSDMYGLVPGEDRLFSNTILLRLADAFRRGDNHMRRCILKVFLGELRHLSKKGKMYNGDQQAKSLALRLFGCWADLAKDSAQIRYVILLSLQSSHVSEVMAALFAAGCFCLLAEDFSCIILEVSINLICSSGISAIVKRAAIRSLSMMQCTLSIISSTYKAGKRLVLSSMEDDFKAEMLLTLSKLASKSTILIAEQVDLLLSFLKHESTALLKARALKCLGILFSRYACHFPINTDVLGILHNVIEDSDLTLNFQCEALRILRQIFGVIPSSLSSISVPDLSKLVLNVEGAALSASGVKRSLAFHLLVDILCCLRRAMEEHSHASPEEKLPSVCSQFQDDPEAILLTYGENELPPSANRATTLIMDYLISLAKQVMSKTNQNMLFTVFDGDLKQEYNTSLSLILRLAEDYPSSLLVALDKIRCIIQTLGNVDDNVNTECIGTYSSISKKDSVVKKPNPDNSNFPCDSLCKELDAKKPNLVFAAGEYHGESRILVVSELMLTLCKFSNASLNKLNDFGQHYCYIYLVVKHLVECIKESAPRYYDTYEIFCLCMYSHLASNRCKVISEKEKDLRLAPCNLEAHEGVTKPRYFIPSAWAVQERRALGFAKKMIRERNYWTAYRVGKYSFSKGLWFAATFVFRKLIHAVKSSSFSCWLTSLMLLAGGESEIKLLLFPKIGIELISELQAEGICEKEINVTEIDMEYLSGTRVDICYCEGKLGKICNRIWSSEETLALTGPSDGLFYFQRWFICLRAEFLEIVVGIFGFLSSHSFAMEVLNKEVGNENIHFAATTENMKTLLLGLTNKSLRLNQLAKNYDLLATSFLDIDHQSFRSICRLAFNCSMLAFCTAFAMDFSISHADKNIMPCSFRDQVSYTPVVQDLFMRLGGAGSKITAQFEQFMSFLTDKIDLFRSRTQLNCANYLDRDYLLIFQFALQGLLCIRRDAKGVIDKGELQSLVNRGLQLMYDILQKLMELPFQLPRYYFRTRHCIGAELFIFGADSGNKDKIITPPGFQLSLNLCIQLKNMLARTSAQLAKLYCILAARVSSRLPLGKGEAENTWEFRPRKINEMVQLNAILLQYLKEDAGKANEINIVNGDEDLVTACVCFEPNERGPGFSIYLLNVSAFPEGSYQINWHSCCIDTNGSHWSLLPLNAGVSFSVKRL; encoded by the exons ATGGCTCGGAACACCATTGCTGTCAGCATGTCTGGCCTTGAAAATTTGGCTGATTTCTTCCATCACTTGAGCTCAGAATGTTTTAAGTGCTTGC GCCAACGCATTGCAGCTATAGAACAGATCAGCCATAGAATTCGAGAGCTGAGCATAGAATCGAACATCACAAAAGCAGTGTCAGATATGTACGGTTTGGTACCAGGGGAGGACAGATTGTTCTCCAACACGATCCTTCTCAGACTTGCAGACGCATTTAGGCGCGGGGACAATCACATGAGAAGATGTATCCTGAAGGTTTTCCTGGGGGAGTTGAGGCACCTGAGCAAGAAGGGCAAAATGTATAATG GTGATCAGCAAGCTAAATCATTGGCTTTGCGCTTGTTTGGTTGCTGGGCGGATCTAGCTAAAGACAGCGCGCAAATTCGCTATGTGATATTGTTGAGCTTGCAGTCGTCCCATGTATCGGAG GTTATGGCCGCTTTATTTGCTGCTGGTTGCTTTTGTTTATTGGCGGAGGATTTCTCATGCATCATCCTGGAAGTTTCGATAAATCTTATTTGCTCGTCGGGCATATCGGCTATTGTGAAGCGGGCAGCTATCCGTAGTTTATCTATGATGCAATGCACGCTATCTATTATTTCTAGCACTTACAAG GCTGGAAAAAGACTCGTTCTCAGTTCAATGGAAGATGACTTTAAAGCCGAAATGCTATTGACACTATCAAAATTGGCTTCCAAGTCAACCATATTAATTGCTGAACAG GTCGACTTACTCTTATCATTTCTAAAGCATGAATCTACAGCTCTTCTGAAGGCTAGAGCCTTAAAATGTTTAGGCATTCTATTTAGCAGATATGCATGTCATTTTCCAATCAACACAGATGTATTAGGCATATTACACAATGTAATAGAGGATAGTGATCTTACGCTGAACTTCCAGTGTGAGGCTTTACGGATTTTGCGGCAG ATATTTGGTGTCATACCATCAAGTCTGTCTTCTATAAGTGTGCCTGATTTATCGAAGCTTGTTCTGAACGTGGAGGGTGCAGCACTTTCTGCTTCTGGTGTAAAGAGAAGTCTTGCTTTTCACCTTCTTGTTGATATCTTGTGCTGCCTGAGGAGGGCAATGGAAGAGCATTCCCATGCCTCTCCTGAAGAAAAGTTGCCTTCGGTTTGCTCTCAGTTCCAAGATGATCCAGAAGCTATATTATTGACTTATGGCGAAAATGAGCTACCACCTTCTGCCAATAGAGCTACTACCCTAATTATGGATTACCTCATATCCCTAGCCAAGCAAGTTATGAGTAAAACCAATCAGAACATGCTGTTTACAGTATTCGATGGTGATCTGAAGCAAGAATATAATACCTCACTCAGTCTTATTTTGCGCCTTGCTGAAGATTATCCCTCTTCTTTACTTGTAGCTCTGGATAAAATAAGATGCATCATTCAAACTCTGGGTAATGTGGATGACAATGTCAACACCGAGTGTATTGGTACCTATAGTAGCATATCTAAGAAAGATTCAGTTGTCAAGAAACCAAATCCTGATAATTCAAACTTTCCATGTGATTCTCTCTGTAAGGAACTGGATGCTAAGAAACCGAATCTTGTATTTGCCGCTGGAGAATATCATGGTGAGTCACGAATTCTTGTTGTTTCAGAGCTAATGTTAACTTTATGCAAATTTTCAAATGCTAGTCTCAATAAACTTAATGATTTTGGACAACATTATTGCTATATTTATCTTGTCGTGAAGCATTTAGTTGAGTGCATAAAAGAGAGTGCACCTCGTTATTATGATACATATGAAATCTTTTGCTTGTGCATGTATTCTCATCTTGCGTCTAACAGATGCAAAGTTATTAGTGAGAAGGAAAAGGATCTAAGACTTGCTCCCTGCAACCTTGAGGCACATGAGGGAGTTACGAAACCAAGATACTTCATTCCTTCTGCTTGGGCTGTCCAAGAGCGAAGGGCTCTCGGTTTTGCTAAAAAGATGATAAGAGAAAGGAATTACTGGACAGCTTATCGGGTTGGAAAGTATTCTTTTTCTAAAGGTCTGTGGTTTGCAGCAACTTTTGTCTTCAGGAAATTGATACATGCTGTAAAGTCAAGCTCCTTCAGCTGCTGGTTGACATCTTTGATGCTTCTGGCTGGTGGTGAAAGTGAAATCAAATTACTTCTATTTCCCAAAATAGGCATAGAGCTGATTAGTGAGTTGCAGGCGGAGGGAATATGTGAAAAAGAGATTAATGTTACTGAAATAGATATGGAGTATCTTAGTGGCACGAGAGTTGATATCTGTTATTGTGAAGGAAAGCTTGGTAAGATATGCAATAGAATATGGTCATCAGAGGAAACTTTGGCTTTAACTGGACCTTCAGATGGTCTTTTTTATTTCCAAAGATGGTTCATTTGTCTTAGAGCTGAGTTTCTTGAGATCGTGGTGGGAATATTTGGATTCTTGAGTTCACACTCTTTTGCCATGGAAGTCCTCAATAAGGAGGTTGGAAATGAAAATATTCATTTTGCAGCAACAACGGAGAATATGAAGACTCTGCTACTTGGTTTGACTAACAAGTCCTTAAGACTAAATCAGTTAGCGAAGAACTATGATCTTCTTGCTACATCGTTTCTGGATATTGACCACCAAAGTTTTAGAAGCATCTGTAGGCTAGCTTTCAATTGCTCGATGCTGGCATTTTGCACTGCTTTTGCCATGGATTTTTCAATTTCACATGCTGACAAAAATATCATGCCCTGCAGCTTTAGAGATCAGGTTTCTTATACTCCTGTTGTTCAAGATTTGTTTATGAGACTGGGGGGCGCAGGCAGCAAGATTACCGCTCAATTTGAGCAGTTTATGTCTTTCCTTACAGATAAGATTGATCTCTTCCGGTCCAGAACACAACTCAATTGTGCCAATTACTTGGATAGGgattatttattgatttttcaGTTTGCTCTACAAGGATTGCTTTGTATTAGAAGAGATGCAAAAGGTGTAATAGACAAAGGGGAACTGCAGTCTCTTGTTAATAGAGGGCTGCAACTTATGTATGACATTCTGCAGAAGTTGATGGAACTACCTTTCCAGCTTCCTAGATACTACTTTAGGACAAg GCATTGCATTGGTGCCGAGCTATTCATATTCGGTGCAGATTCTGGAAACAAAGACAAAATAATAACACCACCTGGTTTCCAGTTATCGCTAAATCTCTGCATTCAGTTAAAGAACATGTTAGCAAGAACTTCAGCTCAGCTCGCTAAGCTGTACTGCATTCTTGCTGCAAGGGTATCTTCTCGCTTACCCTTAGGAAAAGGGGAAGCTGAAAATACGTGGGAGTTTCGTCCTCGCAAGATTAACGAAATGGTACAATTAAATGCCATACTGTTGCAGTACCTTAAAGAAGATGCTGGAAAAGCCAATGAGATAAACATTGTGAATGGAGATGAGGATTTGGTGACAGCTTGTGTGTGTTTTGAACCAAATGAGAGAGGGCCGGGATTCTCAATTTACTTGCTGAATGTTTCTGCGTTTCCTGAAGGTTCATATCAGATCAACTGGCATAGCTGTTGTATTGACACAAATGGCTCGCACTGGAGCTTGCTTCCCCTTAATGCTGGGGTGTCTTTTTCTGTTAAAAGGCTTTGA
- the LOC109710517 gene encoding uncharacterized protein LOC109710517 isoform X2 produces the protein MDKITAACAMEWSIDLEKGLRSNKPGQRIAAIEQISHRIRELSIESNITKAVSDMYGLVPGEDRLFSNTILLRLADAFRRGDNHMRRCILKVFLGELRHLSKKGKMYNGILAKHRVPNYVELLRRVKVVFDTGDQQAKSLALRLFGCWADLAKDSAQIRYVILLSLQSSHVSEVMAALFAAGCFCLLAEDFSCIILEVSINLICSSGISAIVKRAAIRSLSMMQCTLSIISSTYKAGKRLVLSSMEDDFKAEMLLTLSKLASKSTILIAEQVDLLLSFLKHESTALLKARALKCLGILFSRYACHFPINTDVLGILHNVIEDSDLTLNFQCEALRILRQIFGVIPSSLSSISVPDLSKLVLNVEGAALSASGVKRSLAFHLLVDILCCLRRAMEEHSHASPEEKLPSVCSQFQDDPEAILLTYGENELPPSANRATTLIMDYLISLAKQVMSKTNQNMLFTVFDGDLKQEYNTSLSLILRLAEDYPSSLLVALDKIRCIIQTLGNVDDNVNTECIGTYSSISKKDSVVKKPNPDNSNFPCDSLCKELDAKKPNLVFAAGEYHGESRILVVSELMLTLCKFSNASLNKLNDFGQHYCYIYLVVKHLVECIKESAPRYYDTYEIFCLCMYSHLASNRCKVISEKEKDLRLAPCNLEAHEGVTKPRYFIPSAWAVQERRALGFAKKMIRERNYWTAYRVGKYSFSKGLWFAATFVFRKLIHAVKSSSFSCWLTSLMLLAGGESEIKLLLFPKIGIELISELQAEGICEKEINVTEIDMEYLSGTRVDICYCEGKLGKICNRIWSSEETLALTGPSDGLFYFQRWFICLRAEFLEIVVGIFGFLSSHSFAMEVLNKEVGNENIHFAATTENMKTLLLGLTNKSLRLNQLAKNYDLLATSFLDIDHQSFRSICRLAFNCSMLAFCTAFAMDFSISHADKNIMPCSFRDQVSYTPVVQDLFMRLGGAGSKITAQFEQFMSFLTDKIDLFRSRTQLNCANYLDRDYLLIFQFALQGLLCIRRDAKGVIDKGELQSLVNRGLQLMYDILQKLMELPFQLPRYYFRTRHCIGAELFIFGADSGNKDKIITPPGFQLSLNLCIQLKNMLARTSAQLAKLYCILAARVSSRLPLGKGEAENTWEFRPRKINEMVQLNAILLQYLKEDAGKANEINIVNGDEDLVTACVCFEPNERGPGFSIYLLNVSAFPEGSYQINWHSCCIDTNGSHWSLLPLNAGVSFSVKRL, from the exons ATGGATAAGATAACAGCGGCGTGCGCCATGGAGTGGAGCATCGACCTCGAGAAGGGCCTCCGCTCCAACAAGCCTG GCCAACGCATTGCAGCTATAGAACAGATCAGCCATAGAATTCGAGAGCTGAGCATAGAATCGAACATCACAAAAGCAGTGTCAGATATGTACGGTTTGGTACCAGGGGAGGACAGATTGTTCTCCAACACGATCCTTCTCAGACTTGCAGACGCATTTAGGCGCGGGGACAATCACATGAGAAGATGTATCCTGAAGGTTTTCCTGGGGGAGTTGAGGCACCTGAGCAAGAAGGGCAAAATGTATAATGGTATTCTGGCAAAGCACAGAGTGCCTAATTACGTAGAACTGCTTAGGAGAGTAAAAGTGGTTTTTGACACAGGTGATCAGCAAGCTAAATCATTGGCTTTGCGCTTGTTTGGTTGCTGGGCGGATCTAGCTAAAGACAGCGCGCAAATTCGCTATGTGATATTGTTGAGCTTGCAGTCGTCCCATGTATCGGAG GTTATGGCCGCTTTATTTGCTGCTGGTTGCTTTTGTTTATTGGCGGAGGATTTCTCATGCATCATCCTGGAAGTTTCGATAAATCTTATTTGCTCGTCGGGCATATCGGCTATTGTGAAGCGGGCAGCTATCCGTAGTTTATCTATGATGCAATGCACGCTATCTATTATTTCTAGCACTTACAAG GCTGGAAAAAGACTCGTTCTCAGTTCAATGGAAGATGACTTTAAAGCCGAAATGCTATTGACACTATCAAAATTGGCTTCCAAGTCAACCATATTAATTGCTGAACAG GTCGACTTACTCTTATCATTTCTAAAGCATGAATCTACAGCTCTTCTGAAGGCTAGAGCCTTAAAATGTTTAGGCATTCTATTTAGCAGATATGCATGTCATTTTCCAATCAACACAGATGTATTAGGCATATTACACAATGTAATAGAGGATAGTGATCTTACGCTGAACTTCCAGTGTGAGGCTTTACGGATTTTGCGGCAG ATATTTGGTGTCATACCATCAAGTCTGTCTTCTATAAGTGTGCCTGATTTATCGAAGCTTGTTCTGAACGTGGAGGGTGCAGCACTTTCTGCTTCTGGTGTAAAGAGAAGTCTTGCTTTTCACCTTCTTGTTGATATCTTGTGCTGCCTGAGGAGGGCAATGGAAGAGCATTCCCATGCCTCTCCTGAAGAAAAGTTGCCTTCGGTTTGCTCTCAGTTCCAAGATGATCCAGAAGCTATATTATTGACTTATGGCGAAAATGAGCTACCACCTTCTGCCAATAGAGCTACTACCCTAATTATGGATTACCTCATATCCCTAGCCAAGCAAGTTATGAGTAAAACCAATCAGAACATGCTGTTTACAGTATTCGATGGTGATCTGAAGCAAGAATATAATACCTCACTCAGTCTTATTTTGCGCCTTGCTGAAGATTATCCCTCTTCTTTACTTGTAGCTCTGGATAAAATAAGATGCATCATTCAAACTCTGGGTAATGTGGATGACAATGTCAACACCGAGTGTATTGGTACCTATAGTAGCATATCTAAGAAAGATTCAGTTGTCAAGAAACCAAATCCTGATAATTCAAACTTTCCATGTGATTCTCTCTGTAAGGAACTGGATGCTAAGAAACCGAATCTTGTATTTGCCGCTGGAGAATATCATGGTGAGTCACGAATTCTTGTTGTTTCAGAGCTAATGTTAACTTTATGCAAATTTTCAAATGCTAGTCTCAATAAACTTAATGATTTTGGACAACATTATTGCTATATTTATCTTGTCGTGAAGCATTTAGTTGAGTGCATAAAAGAGAGTGCACCTCGTTATTATGATACATATGAAATCTTTTGCTTGTGCATGTATTCTCATCTTGCGTCTAACAGATGCAAAGTTATTAGTGAGAAGGAAAAGGATCTAAGACTTGCTCCCTGCAACCTTGAGGCACATGAGGGAGTTACGAAACCAAGATACTTCATTCCTTCTGCTTGGGCTGTCCAAGAGCGAAGGGCTCTCGGTTTTGCTAAAAAGATGATAAGAGAAAGGAATTACTGGACAGCTTATCGGGTTGGAAAGTATTCTTTTTCTAAAGGTCTGTGGTTTGCAGCAACTTTTGTCTTCAGGAAATTGATACATGCTGTAAAGTCAAGCTCCTTCAGCTGCTGGTTGACATCTTTGATGCTTCTGGCTGGTGGTGAAAGTGAAATCAAATTACTTCTATTTCCCAAAATAGGCATAGAGCTGATTAGTGAGTTGCAGGCGGAGGGAATATGTGAAAAAGAGATTAATGTTACTGAAATAGATATGGAGTATCTTAGTGGCACGAGAGTTGATATCTGTTATTGTGAAGGAAAGCTTGGTAAGATATGCAATAGAATATGGTCATCAGAGGAAACTTTGGCTTTAACTGGACCTTCAGATGGTCTTTTTTATTTCCAAAGATGGTTCATTTGTCTTAGAGCTGAGTTTCTTGAGATCGTGGTGGGAATATTTGGATTCTTGAGTTCACACTCTTTTGCCATGGAAGTCCTCAATAAGGAGGTTGGAAATGAAAATATTCATTTTGCAGCAACAACGGAGAATATGAAGACTCTGCTACTTGGTTTGACTAACAAGTCCTTAAGACTAAATCAGTTAGCGAAGAACTATGATCTTCTTGCTACATCGTTTCTGGATATTGACCACCAAAGTTTTAGAAGCATCTGTAGGCTAGCTTTCAATTGCTCGATGCTGGCATTTTGCACTGCTTTTGCCATGGATTTTTCAATTTCACATGCTGACAAAAATATCATGCCCTGCAGCTTTAGAGATCAGGTTTCTTATACTCCTGTTGTTCAAGATTTGTTTATGAGACTGGGGGGCGCAGGCAGCAAGATTACCGCTCAATTTGAGCAGTTTATGTCTTTCCTTACAGATAAGATTGATCTCTTCCGGTCCAGAACACAACTCAATTGTGCCAATTACTTGGATAGGgattatttattgatttttcaGTTTGCTCTACAAGGATTGCTTTGTATTAGAAGAGATGCAAAAGGTGTAATAGACAAAGGGGAACTGCAGTCTCTTGTTAATAGAGGGCTGCAACTTATGTATGACATTCTGCAGAAGTTGATGGAACTACCTTTCCAGCTTCCTAGATACTACTTTAGGACAAg GCATTGCATTGGTGCCGAGCTATTCATATTCGGTGCAGATTCTGGAAACAAAGACAAAATAATAACACCACCTGGTTTCCAGTTATCGCTAAATCTCTGCATTCAGTTAAAGAACATGTTAGCAAGAACTTCAGCTCAGCTCGCTAAGCTGTACTGCATTCTTGCTGCAAGGGTATCTTCTCGCTTACCCTTAGGAAAAGGGGAAGCTGAAAATACGTGGGAGTTTCGTCCTCGCAAGATTAACGAAATGGTACAATTAAATGCCATACTGTTGCAGTACCTTAAAGAAGATGCTGGAAAAGCCAATGAGATAAACATTGTGAATGGAGATGAGGATTTGGTGACAGCTTGTGTGTGTTTTGAACCAAATGAGAGAGGGCCGGGATTCTCAATTTACTTGCTGAATGTTTCTGCGTTTCCTGAAGGTTCATATCAGATCAACTGGCATAGCTGTTGTATTGACACAAATGGCTCGCACTGGAGCTTGCTTCCCCTTAATGCTGGGGTGTCTTTTTCTGTTAAAAGGCTTTGA